One stretch of Eupeodes corollae chromosome 2, idEupCoro1.1, whole genome shotgun sequence DNA includes these proteins:
- the LOC129948010 gene encoding uncharacterized protein LOC129948010: protein MHPRSSICVLVILMAALICDQTTALPSTRAKRQAAASVSAAATTSLEGPKSNDLNPIDSQEGDLSDVDRNKRKVPDAAFEAKNAVLGFVFGKIDSLLDTKTRLLDQLDKTNVEKNREYNIQSPVPIRDFQTLVSAVVSPKIRAVGNLANDLTTGVLTTFTAFSGGSSGNGNAQAGLGNIVTKILGFSGPILQGSSGSTTEVVPDSEEDNY from the exons ATGCATCCGAGAAGTAGTATTTGTGTCCTGGTTATCCTGATGGCTGCCCTTATCTGCGATCAAACAACAGCCCTGCCCAGCACCAGGGCGAAGAGGCAAGCTGCTGCTTCGGTATCAGCTGCTGCCACAACATCTCTAGAGGGACCAAAATCCAACGACTTGAACCCTATTGACTCACAG GAAGGAGACCTTAGTGATGTTGATAGAAATAAGAGAAAAGTACCAGACGCTGCTTTTGAGGCTAAAAACGCTGTTCTTGGATTTGTCTTTGGC AAAATCGACAGTCTTTTGGACACCAAGACCCGATTACTCGACCAACTCGATAAGACCAACGTAGAAAAGAACAGGGAATACAACATTCAATCCCCAGTACCAATTCGTGATTTCCAAACCCTCGTCTCAGCTGTTGTCTCACCCAAAATCCGAGCTGTTGGCAATCTAGCCAATGACCTTACAACCGGAGTCCTTACCACATTCACCGCCTTCAGTGGCGGTTCATCAGGAAATGGAAACGCCCAAGCCGGTCTTGGTAATATCGTTACGAAAATCTTAGGTTTCTCCGGACCTATCCTCCAAGGATCATCAGGATCAACGACGGAAGTCGTCCCAGACTCCGAAGAAGATAActattag